The following coding sequences lie in one Arabidopsis thaliana chromosome 3, partial sequence genomic window:
- a CDS encoding Pleckstrin homology (PH) and lipid-binding START domains-containing protein (Pleckstrin homology (PH) and lipid-binding START domains-containing protein; CONTAINS InterPro DOMAIN/s: Protein of unknown function DUF1336 (InterPro:IPR009769), Lipid-binding START (InterPro:IPR002913), Pleckstrin homology-type (InterPro:IPR011993), Pleckstrin homology (InterPro:IPR001849); BEST Arabidopsis thaliana protein match is: Pleckstrin homology (PH) and lipid-binding START domains-containing protein (TAIR:AT2G28320.1); Has 35333 Blast hits to 34131 proteins in 2444 species: Archae - 798; Bacteria - 22429; Metazoa - 974; Fungi - 991; Plants - 531; Viruses - 0; Other Eukaryotes - 9610 (source: NCBI BLink).): MGVSQTDGRMEGWLYTIRHNRFGLQFSRKRYFVLHENNLTSFKSVPSDHNEEPERRASLDCCIRVTDNGRESFHRKILFIFTLYNTSNHLDQLKLGASSPEEAAKWIRSLQDASQKGFPIPDCEFFVSHAEKGLVKLDVSKRNRRKNSVDWTNYSSTNYSSTSLNVETNVAPDVIAPSPWKIFGCQNGLRLFKEAKDWDSRGRHWDDHPAIMAVGVIDGTSEDIFNTLMSLGPLRSEWDFCFYKGNVVEHLDGHTDIIHLQLYSDWLPWGMNRRDLLLRRYWRREDDGTYVILCHSVYHKNCPPKKGYVRACVKSGGYVVTPANNGKQSLVKHMVAIDWRSWNLYMRPSSARSITIRVVERVAALREMFKAKQGHGFTEFVSGEFLDTKPCLSKINTMPLKTEAKEVDLETMHAEEMDKPTSARNSLMDLNDASDEFFDVPEPNESTEFDSFIDSSPYSQGHQLKIPTPAGIVKKLQDLAINKKGYMDLQEVGLEENNTFFYGATLQKDPSLTLPCSWSTADPSTFLIRGNNYLKNQQKVKAKGTLMQMIGADWISSDKREDDLGGRIGGLVQEYAAKGSPEFFFIVNIQVPGSAMYSLALYYMLKTPLEEHPLLESFVNGDDAYRNSRFKLIPHISKGSWIVKQSVGKKACLVGQVLEVCYTRGKNYLELDIDVGSSTVARGVTNLVLGYLNNLVIEMAFLIQANTVEELPELLLGTCRLNYLDVSKSVKER, translated from the exons ATGGGAGTGTCTCAAACCGACGGAAGAATGGAAGGTTGGCTTTATACCATCCGACACAACCGATTTGGCCTTCAATTTTCCCGTAAACGATACTTCGTTCTTCACGAGAACAACCTTACAAGTTTTAAATCTGTACCATCTGATCACAATGAG GAACCTGAGAGAAGAGCATCTCTAGATTGTTGTATTCGCGTTACCGACAATGGTAGAGAGAGTTTCCATAGAAAG ATTCTTTTCATATTCACGCTTTACAACACTTCGAACCATTTGGATCAACTAAAG TTGGGAGCAAGTAGTCCTGAAGAAGCTGCCAAATGGATCCGATCATTGCAGGATGCTTCacaaaag GGGTTTCCGATTCCGGATTGCGAATTTTTTGTATCTCATGCTGAGAAGGGACTTGTGAAGCTTGATGTATCAAAGAGGAACCGTCGCAAAAACTCTGTGGACTGGACAAATTATTCATCGACAAATTACTCATCAACATCATTGAATGTCGAAACAAACGTAGCGCCTGATGTCATTGCACCTTCTCCATGGAAAATCTTCGGATGCCaaaatg GTTTACGCCTTTTCAAAGAAGCTAAAGATTGGGATTCCCGCGGAAGG CATTGGGATGATCACCCAGCAATCATGGCAGTTGGGGTCATTGATGGTACTTCAGAGGATATTTTCAACACGTTAATGTCTCTCGGTCCCTTACGATCAGA ATGGGACTTCTGTTTCTACAAAGGAAACGTGGTGGAGCATCTTGATGGACACACAGATATAATCCATCTTCAGTTATACAGTGATTGGTTGCCATGGGGCATGAATCGAAGAGACTTATTGCTGCGACGCTACTGGAGAAGGGAAGATGATGGAACATATG TCATACTTTGTCACTCTGTATATCACAAGAACTGCCCACCAAAGAAGGGATACGTCCGCGCTTGTGTCAAAA GTGGTGGTTACGTGGTGACTCCGGCGAACAACGGGAAACAATCACTAGTAAAGCATATGGTAGCCATTGATTGGAGAAGCTGGAACTTATACATGAGACCATCTTCTGCAAGATCCATAACCATCCGTGTGGTTGAGAGGGTTGCGGCTTTACGCGAAATGTTCAAAGCGAAACAAGGACACGGCTTCACTGAGTTTGTTTCAGGGGAGTTTTTGGACACCAAACCCTGCTTGTCCAAGATCAACACTATGCCCCTTAAAACAGAGGCCAAAGAGGTTGATCTAGAGACTATGCATGCTGAGGAAATGGATAAACCTACTTCAGCACGCAATAGTTTGATGGACTTAAATGATGCTTCTGATGAATTTTTTGACGTTCCTGAGCCCAACGAATCCACTGAGTTTGATAGCTTTATTGATAGCTCTCCATATTCTCAAGGACATCAG CTCAAGATTCCAACACCAGCTGGTATTGTCAAGAAACTTCAAGATCTAGCCATTAATAAGAAAGGCTATATGGATTTACAAGAGGTGGGTTTGGAGGAAAATAACACTTTCTTCTATGGAGCCACTCTTCAAAAAGATCCAAGTCTCACTCTGCCTTGTAGTTGGTCTACCGCGGATCCATCGACATTCTTGATTCGCGGAAACAATTAtctaaaaaatcaacaaaag GTAAAAGCAAAAGGCACATTGATGCAAATGATTGGAGCTGACTGGATAAGTTCAGATAAGCGGGAAGATGATCTTGGTGGACGAATAGGTGGTCTAGTTCAGGAATACGCAGCGAAAGGAAGTCCCgagtttttcttcattgtaaACATACAG GTCCCTGGTTCGGCTATGTACAGTCTAGCATTGTACTATATGCTGAAAACACCATTGGAGGAGCATCCTTTGTTAGAGAGTTTTGTGAATGGTGACGATGCTTATCGAAACTCGCGCTTTAAACTCATCCCTCATATCTCCAAAGGTTCATGGATTGTGAAACAAAGTGTTGGAAAGAAGGCTTGCTTGGTTGGTCAGGTACTTGAAGTTTGTTACACCCGCGGCAAGAACTACTTAGAG CTTGACATTGATGTTGGGTCTTCAACTGTTGCAAGAGGTGTAACCAATCTTGTTCTTGGGTATCTCAACAATTTGGTTATAGAAATGGCATTTTTGATACAg GCAAATACAGTAGAGGAACTACCAGAACTGCTACTAGGAACTTGTCGGCTCAATTATCTTGATGTTTCAAAATCTGTAAAAGAAAGGTGA